In the genome of Hymenobacter taeanensis, one region contains:
- a CDS encoding DNA/RNA non-specific endonuclease: MKRTFSRLAGLLLVGSLAVSCSKDSIAPAAGPAASVQTADATATRDNNLAMGNPSGAIADSYYYWNYLVTKPQYTMSYHRDRGTPNWVSWHLSSAWLGSTPRQDNFGPDNSLPSGWYRVSSTSYTGSGFDRGHQCPSADRTGSVADNSATFLMSNMIPQAPQNNQRTWAGLENYCRTLVNAGNELYIICGSYGKGGTGSNGYATTLDAGRVTVPARVWKVVVVMPNGTGDASRVTTGTRVIAINTPNDNSLDTNWGVYRTTVDAIEQATGYDLLSAVSASVQSVVEARVDSGPTS, translated from the coding sequence ATGAAGCGTACCTTCTCCCGCTTAGCGGGCTTGCTCTTAGTGGGCAGCCTGGCAGTATCCTGCTCTAAAGACAGTATTGCACCTGCAGCCGGCCCGGCGGCCTCTGTGCAGACGGCCGATGCTACGGCCACCCGCGACAACAACCTGGCGATGGGTAACCCTAGCGGTGCCATTGCCGATTCTTACTACTACTGGAATTACCTGGTGACCAAGCCACAGTACACCATGTCGTATCACCGCGACAGGGGTACGCCAAACTGGGTAAGCTGGCACCTGAGCAGCGCCTGGCTGGGCAGCACACCGCGCCAGGATAATTTCGGCCCCGACAATAGCTTGCCCTCCGGCTGGTACCGGGTGTCAAGCACCAGCTATACGGGCTCGGGCTTTGATCGGGGACATCAGTGCCCCTCCGCCGACCGGACTGGCTCCGTGGCTGATAACTCGGCTACTTTCCTGATGAGCAATATGATTCCGCAGGCCCCGCAGAACAATCAGCGCACCTGGGCTGGGCTCGAGAACTACTGTCGCACCCTCGTTAACGCTGGTAATGAGCTGTATATCATTTGTGGTAGCTATGGGAAAGGCGGTACGGGTTCAAATGGATATGCTACCACCCTGGATGCCGGCCGCGTAACTGTGCCCGCCCGCGTATGGAAGGTAGTGGTAGTAATGCCCAACGGTACTGGTGATGCTTCGCGCGTGACCACCGGCACCCGTGTTATTGCCATCAACACGCCTAACGACAATTCACTGGATACCAACTGGGGCGTATACCGCACCACCGTAGATGCCATTGAGCAAGCTACCGGCTATGATCTGTTGTCGGCGGTATCGGCCTCCGTGCAAAGCGTAGTGGAAGCCCGCGTAGACAGCGGCCCTACCAGCTGA
- a CDS encoding lysophospholipid acyltransferase family protein, with product MSSSPDFQLPVAGTFGKRAGEVLRPLWYRWAQLRSLQQLYGRHRHLQGREFIGQLLRDLNITLAYDPAELRRVPAQGAFVAIANHPSGMLDGLILLYLLGGTRPEFRAVANQVLAPLLPNLTDQLTLVNPDRGAAGSNVPTVRRLLRYLQNDIPLGLFPDGEVAYRAGVFQPAQDPAWNPTASRLLEAARVPVVPIWLSGQNSTAFSLLGLLHPVLRTARLPAELLNKRGQTIQVRIGQPITPATLAALPAPDRLAYLRARVYALRPGKSQVGLFPELPAPTVVAETDPTLLEADIQQLRPGRCLLRYQQWEVYVAKKSEIPHVLREIGWLRELTFRREGEGTQQAIDLDRYDEYYRHLFLYDRKARCLVGAYRVGRGRSILQQYGKRGFYLHSLFRMKKELRPLLREALELGRSFVREEYQKQPLPLALLWKGIAEYIARHPEYRYLIGPVSISNRFAPVSKAVMMEYLQRHCADPVWADMVKPRKQFKYRPLDAPGSASVLQAGLESLQDLQQFISGLEPGGSGVPVLLRQYIKQNARIIGFNLDPGFSNALDGFMVLDARELPARTHRLLERYTTVLS from the coding sequence ATGAGCTCTTCTCCTGATTTTCAACTGCCTGTTGCGGGCACTTTTGGTAAGCGCGCCGGGGAGGTGTTACGGCCCCTGTGGTACCGGTGGGCGCAACTGCGGAGCCTGCAACAGTTGTATGGCCGGCATCGGCACCTGCAGGGACGCGAGTTTATTGGGCAGCTGCTGCGCGACCTGAACATTACGCTGGCCTACGACCCAGCTGAGTTGCGCCGAGTACCTGCCCAAGGAGCATTTGTGGCTATTGCCAACCACCCCAGTGGTATGCTCGATGGCCTGATTTTACTCTACCTGTTAGGTGGCACACGGCCTGAGTTTCGGGCGGTAGCCAACCAGGTGCTGGCACCTCTGCTGCCGAACTTAACCGACCAGCTCACGCTGGTAAACCCCGATCGTGGTGCCGCCGGGAGCAATGTACCCACGGTGCGCCGGTTGCTACGCTATTTGCAGAATGATATTCCGCTAGGGCTGTTTCCGGACGGTGAGGTGGCCTACCGGGCTGGCGTGTTTCAGCCCGCTCAAGACCCCGCCTGGAACCCCACTGCCAGCCGGCTTCTTGAAGCCGCCCGCGTTCCGGTTGTACCCATTTGGCTTAGTGGTCAGAACAGCACTGCTTTCAGCTTGCTAGGCCTGTTGCACCCTGTTTTGCGCACGGCCCGTTTGCCGGCTGAATTGCTGAACAAACGCGGGCAAACCATTCAGGTCAGAATTGGGCAACCTATCACACCTGCTACGTTGGCCGCTCTTCCCGCCCCCGACCGCCTCGCCTATCTTCGGGCGCGGGTATATGCGCTCAGGCCTGGTAAGTCACAGGTAGGCCTGTTCCCGGAGTTGCCCGCGCCGACAGTAGTAGCCGAAACCGATCCCACCCTGTTGGAAGCCGATATTCAGCAGCTGCGCCCTGGCCGGTGCCTGCTGCGTTATCAGCAGTGGGAAGTGTACGTGGCCAAGAAATCTGAAATCCCTCACGTGCTGCGGGAAATTGGCTGGTTGCGGGAACTCACCTTTCGTCGGGAAGGAGAGGGTACCCAACAGGCCATTGACCTGGATCGGTACGACGAGTACTACCGGCATCTGTTTCTGTATGACCGCAAAGCTCGTTGTTTGGTAGGCGCTTACCGTGTGGGGCGGGGCCGGAGTATTTTGCAGCAGTACGGCAAGCGCGGGTTTTATCTGCACTCGCTATTCCGGATGAAAAAAGAGCTGCGGCCGCTCCTGCGCGAAGCATTAGAGCTGGGCCGCTCTTTTGTGCGGGAGGAGTACCAGAAGCAGCCGTTGCCCCTGGCACTACTATGGAAAGGAATTGCCGAGTACATTGCCCGCCATCCGGAATACCGCTACCTGATTGGGCCCGTGAGTATTAGCAACCGGTTTGCGCCCGTTTCAAAAGCAGTAATGATGGAGTACCTGCAACGTCATTGTGCAGACCCTGTCTGGGCGGACATGGTTAAGCCCCGCAAACAGTTTAAATACCGCCCTCTTGATGCACCTGGCAGCGCAAGCGTGCTACAGGCTGGCCTAGAAAGCCTGCAAGATCTGCAGCAGTTTATTAGTGGTTTAGAGCCTGGTGGCAGCGGGGTACCAGTTCTGTTGCGCCAATACATAAAGCAAAATGCCCGCATAATAGGCTTCAACCTTGATCCGGGCTTTAGCAATGCCCTGGATGGGTTTATGGTGCTGGACGCACGGGAGCTACCTGCCCGCACGCACCGTTTACTTGAGCGATATACCACCGTGCTTAGTTAA